Below is a genomic region from Desulfobacter sp..
ACCTCTGCATTGCCGCCCTCTGCCTGGTTGAGCAGATCCTGAAAAATTTCGTCATATTCAACTTGTTCAAGCCCATTACCCTTTTGTTTGTAAAAAGAGGGCTTGGCCTGATCCGGTTTTTGGACGCGTTTGGCTTTTCGATACCAATCGTTTGCCATAAGCGCATCCTGCTGAACTCCGATCCCATTATCATAAATCACGCCTATGTGATGCATGGCCTGGGAATGCCCCAGATGAACGGCAGCTGACAGGTGTGAAATACCCCGTTCAATGTCATGGTATTGTAATTCATTGTCAATATAAATCAGGCCAAGATAGTAGTGTGCATCTGGATTGTTCTGCTCTGCCAGTTTTGTGAAAATCGGCACCGCTGCCTCAGCATTTTTCCCTTTAAAATAATACCCCACTGCCTTTTCCAATTCTGATGGGGCGTCAGGCTGGGGCGGGACCTCTGCTGCCTTATCCATTTCCATCTTTAAGGCCTGCTCTACCAAAGGTTCGATATTCGTTTGAGAATTTGTATCCTTAGGCCCTGAATCACAGGCTGTGAATATAAGACTCATCAGGAACAGCACAGATAATGATTTAAAAAAACACTTTATATTTTGCATGGCAAAAAAATGATCCGATTGGGTTATTTTCAAGGTCTTTAGTGCCGCGTGTCGATATTCTGATACCTGTTTTTTTCATATCTGGTCTGCCGTTTTTTTAAAAAAGGGCAGCGACCAAACCTGCGAACACAACTATCTCGGTTAACCGAATATCATAAATCCTTGAATGATTTAAGCTAAATTTTAATGTGATATTCGATCACCCCATAAGTATCACATCCGCTGATGATAATCATTCTCACACAAGACCTGTAAAAAAGAAACGGGCCTGCAAAACCAGACCCGTTCTTTTTTCATAAAGGACAATAATTTATACGATGCCCTGGTCCATCATGGCGTCCGCCACCTTGACAAAGCCTGCGATATTGGCGCCGTTCACATAGTTGTCCGGGGTGCCGTACTCTTGGGAGGCAGCCATACAGGCCCCGTGGATACTCTGCATGATCCCCTTGAGTTTGGCCTCGACCTCCTGCCGGGACCATTTGATCCGCATGGCATTCTGGGACATTTCAAGGCCGGAAACAGCCACACCGCCGGCATTGGCAGCCTTGCCCGGGGCATACAGGACATGGCTGTCCAAAAAGACTTCAATTCCCTCAGGCGTGGTGGGCATATTGGCCCCTTCGCAGACCACGCTCACCCCGTTTTTCACCAGGTTTGCGGCATCTTTTTCATTGATCTCGTTCTGGGTGGCCGAAGGAAAGGCGCAATGGGCCTTATGGTCCCAAAGGGAATTATACTCTTCTGACCCGTCCAGGGCCGTGTACACGGCAGTGGTATACTTGTCGGCATACTCTTTGATTCGGCCCGCTTGACATTTTTCAGGTACATCACCCATTGGAGCTTGTCTCCGTCAATGCCTTCCTCGTCATAGACGTAGCCTGAAGAATCGGACAGGGAAACCACCTTGCCCCCGAGCTGGTTGATCTTTTCAGTGGTGTACTGGGCCACATTGCCCGATCCTGACACCAGGCAGATTTTGCCTTGCAGGCTCTCCTGGCGGGTGGCCAGCATTTCATCTGCAAAAAAGAAAGATCCGTACCCTGTGGCTTCCGGACGAATCAGGCTGCCGCCCCAATTAAGGCTCTTGCCCGTGAGCACACCTGTAAATTCATTCTTCAATTTTTTATACATCCCGAAAAGATACCCGATCTCACGCCCCCCCACCCCGATGTCGCCGGCCGGAACGTCGGTATCAGGCCCAAGATGCCTGAAAAGCTCTGACATGAAACTCTGGCAGAACCGCATGACCTCAAAATCGGATTTTCCCTTGGGATCAAAATCAGATCCCCCCTTGCCCCCGCCAATGGGAAGGGTGGTCAGGGCATTTTTAAATACCTGTTCAAAGGCCAGAAATTTTAAAATGGAAAGATTGACGGACGGATGGAAGCGAAGTCCCCCTTTATACGGACCGATGGCTGAATTCATTTCTATCCGAAATCCCCGGTTGACCTGGACCTTGCCCTGGTCATCCATCCAGGGCACCCGGAACTGGATCAACCGCTCGGGTTCAACCAGTCTGTCCATGATACCGGCGTGGCGGTATTCAGAATTTCTGTCAAGCACCGGTTTTACAGATTCCACCACCTCGTGAACCGCTTGGTGAAACTCCTTTTCAAACGGATCCCTTGCATTGACCACGTCCATTATTGTTCCCATTTTTCCACTCCTGTTTTTTGTTAAAAGATAGTCCCCCTTTATATTCAGCCGCCACAATAATAGTGGCGGCGTCCTTTGATATGATTCAAAATAAAATTTATATTACTCAACATTAAACAGGGTTGACATGGCGCCCATGAAATCGGATTTGGCTGAAGCGGCATAGGCCTCCCAGTCAAGTCCGTGCTCATAAAATGCCAGAGATGCCATCTTCTTGGTGATGATGGCATCCCGGTAGGCTGGTTTTTCATTCATAATATTTAAAATAGCCTCCCGTCCCAGACCTTTGACCAGCACCTCGGGGATATAGGATTTGAGCACTTCCCAAAGCAGATCAGTTTTGGCCGTGAGCTGGTCAAGATGCTCTGCCACCAGATGCTGGAACTCAAAAATCTGTTCGCTGGTTTTTACGGAAAGCACAAACAGAGGAATCTCCGGGTTGGCCTCATGAATCTTGATCAGCATCCGGGTTTCTGCCGCCGCATAGGTGGAAACAAGCCCCATGATATCCCGAATCAATGCCCACCGGGTTTTCACATCTTCCATGAGTCTTTTTTCATAGTCATCTTCAAACAAAAAGGCGGTGAGCACTTCAGCCACGGCAGAGGAAAAGACCCCTCCCTTGTTGGCCGAGCTGTCCTTAATCTGGCGGATATCCGTGGATGAGGCAATATACCGTCTTGCGGCATCATCAAAAAAGACATTTGCCCCTTCCACAATAAAGCGCAACCCCGTAAAAAGGGAGGCAAAGGCCCTGACATTGGCATGGTTGATGGTGTCCTTGAATCCCCCGCAGGGGATAAAAGCCTGGATATCGGCCTGTTCAATATATTTTCGATTCTTGGGATCTGTGATAAAATTTCTGTGAAAAATAGCCCCGTCCTCCACAATACGACCGTCGGGAAGGCTGATATTTTTCCCCTTTAACGGGACCTGAAATCCGTTTTTACCCAATTTTTCAACCGGGTATTCAAGGGAGTTGACCCGAGGAGATGAATGGCGCATGAACCCCAGTTTCATCAAGGCTTTCTTGTCCAAGCCGTCCGGATCAAAGAGCACGGATCCCCCGTCAATGATCAGACAAATCTTTCCCTTGTAGCATTGGATCTCATTGGACCCCAAATCCCCGTCAGGTCCGCCTGTCATCATGAGGTTCAGATTTTCTTCCTTTGCCCCATAATGCTGGATCAGGGTGCGGAAAGCCCCCATGACCGAGGTGGTGGTCATGCCGCTGATCTCAATTTTTCCGCCAATACGGTTCCAGATTTTGTCCATGTCCGAGGTGGTTTCAACCACCTTTCCGTTAAGGGCAAGTTCCGTTGTCTTGTGATCATGCTCCAAGAGCCCGAAAACATCCCCATTGTCCAAAAGTCCGTAGGCGTCATGGGGAATCCCGAAGCTTTTACCCGTGGTAATGGTCCGCCAATGGGCATATCCCCTTTGTTTGGCCCTGAACGCCACGGCATCCATCAACGGTGCCGTGCCTTCATCCGGTCCGAAAAAGATCATCTCAGGCTGGCCGAAATGGTCATGGACATGGGGATCAGGCAACATGAGATCCATGATTCCTTCGGTATAATCGTAAAGCGAATCCATGGCGTAGGACGCGTAAAGGGCATGGGGAACCACCACCCCTTTGGATCCGCTCTCGCAAATATCCTTGTGTTTAAGACGCTGGGCCTTGGGACCTAACGCATAGTTGAGCAATACGGCATTGTCCAGTTCCATGGCATGGTTGCCCGGTGTGACCCGGATCATTCGCAGCCCGCCCCTTGCGATATCATCGGCCCGCAAATGGGTGCCGCAGGCATAATGGCCGTTGACAAAAAAGACACCGAATACAAATTGTTCAAAGACCAGAGGATCCATGACCTGGTTGTCCATCCTGAATGCAAACGAGCGTTTTGCAGGCTTGTAAAAATTGGTTTTCAAGGTGGCCGGGACCAGTTTGAACATAAAGGCAAAAATATCACGGCCCAAAGGAAAGTCCATGAATCGCACTGCCAGCATCCGGTCAAAGGCGTCCCATTTTGCCTCCAGATCAGCTGGACAAAGATCGCAGGGCCCGGCCGGATCGAATTTACGCTCAAAAAGCCTGAACAGAAACTGAATCAGGTCCGGATGGGCACAAACGGTTTCCATGATGGTCCTGGAAACATAGGTAAACTTGTTGGACTCATGAATCCTGCCGGCAAATGCAGCCTTATGGTCTGCATTGTCAAGGCTTTCCATGATTTCCCGGTCACTTGAATTGCCCCGCTCGTTAAAGATGAACATATGGGTAAAGTCAATTGCATTACCGGCAAAAAGCATCTCTTTAAACGTAAGCTTTCCTGCCACGTATAGTTTTGTCACCCCATTGACGGAAAAACTCAAAAAGGCACTGAGATCGTCAACAAGGCAGGCTTCCTGCTGCCTTGACAATTCCCCTTTAACATAGAGTGAACATATGGAAGAGGGCAGAGCGGCATCGTTGTAATAGGGTTCCCAATAGGCCCTTGTAATGACAAGGCTGTGATCGTTGAATATCTGCCGGAGCACGGCCAACTGGGGACGTTCAAAATCAGAGTTAAACATAAACCTGATTTCTCCGATATCCGACAGGTTAAACACCTCGATCATGGGAAGAACCGAATCGGAGGTGGACTCAAGGAACTGCTCATACCGGTTCCGGGTCAGCCTCGGGGTCTGGGTATAATCCTGGTCCAGGCCGAATAAAAACCGGGTGTCTGAAAACCTGTCCGAAGGAAAATCAGCCACTGTCTCGGTCCTGAATATATAGGTATAATAATCTTTTTCAGGGTTATAGTAGTATTCTCTTCTATGACCGGTCAGCTGGGTGTCCAAAAGCGCTTCCACCGAATCCCGGGTCTCCTTTGTGGCAATGCGGACCCGCTGAACCTGGCTGCCCTGGAAAAGGTCCAGATCAATGTCTGCCACCCAGGAAGAAAGCTCCACCTTGTCCCCCTGAACCTTTAGGCTTTTGGCGATGGAGGCCAGGATGTGTTTAAGGGAATCTTTGGTAATGGTTTCAAAAAAATATTGGGGCAGGGCCAAATCGTTGAGCAGAATACCTGCGGCCCTGTTAATGCAGTTTGCAGTAATCAGACCTTCGGAGGACAGGTCAATAACCGCCTCGTATAAAAGACTGGGGTTGAGATGATTTTGTCTGGCCTGGTTGATAATGTAGGTGCCTGCTGAAACAGGGCCTTGGGATTGAGTCCCCATTGGGTCTCCTATAAGCTTTGCATGATTACGATGTAATTATCTAATTGAAATACAGGTCTTACCAGTTGGATTCTACGGATCATGAATAAGAAATAAAATAACATTTTCATTGGGTTGCTTACAATATTTTAATCAAACTTTGGATTATAAATTTCGTAATTCATAAAATCCCTTGTCATTTTTATAATTCGTCCATCGATGTATACCCTAAACCAGGCCTGGTCAACCTTAAACAGGCAGCTTTTTTAAAAAACAATGTTTTATAAACCTGGAGGCAAATAAACGCCTATTTTTATTGAATATCCCAGAACCCGTATTGACTTACCAAACAGACATGATAGGATATTTTCCTATTTTTTTATACTATAGGACACTAATTTATGAATCAGAATCAAAATGCTGTCATCTTCACGCCCCAGGGCAGTCAACAAATGGTTCCCATGACCAGGACACCCGGTATTCCAGGGTTATTTGCCAAACTGATCTGCCTGTCCATGGTAAAGCCCTCGCACCTTTCAGCCCAAACCATCCTTGAAAACGTTTGCTTTGTCCTCAAAGATGTTGAACTTAACGAAAAAAAAATAGACCGGTTCAAGCAGGTGTGCGGGTATGATCCCGGCATTGACACCGTGCCAGCCTCGTTTATCCAGACACTGTTTATCGGGGTGGTGGCCAAATTTATCGGGTCTTCTTGTTTTCCCATCAACCCCATGGGCCTGATCCAGGTGGGACAGTCCTTGGAACTGAGACACCCATTGGCTGCAGGCCAACGTTTGGACCTGTTCTGCTCTCTTTTGGACATGACCCAGACCGACCGGGGCATCCATACCCGGTTTGAATTTAAGGCCAAACCGGCCCGGAAAGAAGAGGTCGTCTGGCAGGGGACAGCCCTTTATTTTACCCGGGCCAAAAACCCCGAAAAAAAACCCAAAAAAGATAGAAAAGAAGAGATTGCCCTGGCCGTAAAAGAAACCATCAGGGTACCGGAAAATATCGGCAGATTATATGCCGGGGTCTCAGGAGACTATAACCCCCACCACCTGTACGGGTGGACAGCTAAATTTATCGGATTCAAGCAGCCCATTGCCCACGGCATGTGGAGTCTGGCCCGGGCAGGGGCAAGCCTTGAAAAAGAATTTGGGCACCCGCCCACCCTTGAGATGGAAGGCGCGCTCAAGCTGCCGATTTTTTTACCGGCCACCGTTACTCTCGGATACGAAACCCATGGCAGCCAAGCGGTTTTCGAGATCAGGGACCAGGAAAAAGGGATTCCCCACCTCAAGGGCAGTTTCCGGTTCTAACCGGCCCTGAATCATCCCATGGGAGCAGATTAAATGCTTGGATCTGTGTTTGCCTTGAGCTCCGCTTTTTTCTGGGCTTTGGCCGTTATTTTATTTAAAAAATCGGGGGACCATTTTTCCCCCCTTTCCCTGAATATCTATAAAAGCCTGGTGGCCTTTGTCCTGGTCAGCCTTTCCATGGGGGTCATGAATATCTCTTTTTTCCCGGATGTTAACGCCCATGACACCCTGCTGCTGGCCCTATCCGGCTTTTTAGGCATCACCCTGGCGGACATCTTTTTTTTTATGGCCTTAAACCGGCTGGGAGCAAGTATGGTGGCTGTGGTGGAGTGCCTTTATTTACCCAGTGTCCTTTTTTTCTCCTTTCTCCTTTTAGACGAACGCTTGGGCAAGGGAGCTGTTTTCGGCAGCCTCCTGGTCATCTGTGCCATACTTGTGGGATCCTTTTCTCCCGAAAAAAAAACCGTTAAACCCAACAGCGCCATCCTGACCGGTGTTCTTGCAGGATTCTTGTCCATGATATTCATGGCCGTGGGTATTGTCATGATCAAAGATGTGCTGGAACAGACCAATGTATTCTGGGCCACCCTGGTCCGGGTAACCGCCGGCTGCATCACCCTGGGGGCCATTCTCCTTTTCCATCCGAAA
It encodes:
- a CDS encoding DMT family transporter; protein product: MLGSVFALSSAFFWALAVILFKKSGDHFSPLSLNIYKSLVAFVLVSLSMGVMNISFFPDVNAHDTLLLALSGFLGITLADIFFFMALNRLGASMVAVVECLYLPSVLFFSFLLLDERLGKGAVFGSLLVICAILVGSFSPEKKTVKPNSAILTGVLAGFLSMIFMAVGIVMIKDVLEQTNVFWATLVRVTAGCITLGAILLFHPKRNRYLGELKFSNSWITALPASVSGNFIALVFWVAGMKYTTASRAAILNQMSTIFIFILAAVWLKEPITRQRGIAICLAVTGAYLTIFSK
- a CDS encoding sel1 repeat family protein, producing MEMDKAAEVPPQPDAPSELEKAVGYYFKGKNAEAAVPIFTKLAEQNNPDAHYYLGLIYIDNELQYHDIERGISHLSAAVHLGHSQAMHHIGVIYDNGIGVQQDALMANDWYRKAKRVQKPDQAKPSFYKQKGNGLEQVEYDEIFQDLLNQAEGGNAEVQYRVARIYDEGWLVPLDFTKALEWYEKSARNNYEEAQFTMGYFYCRGIGVEKNFKLANDWLLKSNRRVRCPDSSGMD
- a CDS encoding NAD-glutamate dehydrogenase translates to MGTQSQGPVSAGTYIINQARQNHLNPSLLYEAVIDLSSEGLITANCINRAAGILLNDLALPQYFFETITKDSLKHILASIAKSLKVQGDKVELSSWVADIDLDLFQGSQVQRVRIATKETRDSVEALLDTQLTGHRREYYYNPEKDYYTYIFRTETVADFPSDRFSDTRFLFGLDQDYTQTPRLTRNRYEQFLESTSDSVLPMIEVFNLSDIGEIRFMFNSDFERPQLAVLRQIFNDHSLVITRAYWEPYYNDAALPSSICSLYVKGELSRQQEACLVDDLSAFLSFSVNGVTKLYVAGKLTFKEMLFAGNAIDFTHMFIFNERGNSSDREIMESLDNADHKAAFAGRIHESNKFTYVSRTIMETVCAHPDLIQFLFRLFERKFDPAGPCDLCPADLEAKWDAFDRMLAVRFMDFPLGRDIFAFMFKLVPATLKTNFYKPAKRSFAFRMDNQVMDPLVFEQFVFGVFFVNGHYACGTHLRADDIARGGLRMIRVTPGNHAMELDNAVLLNYALGPKAQRLKHKDICESGSKGVVVPHALYASYAMDSLYDYTEGIMDLMLPDPHVHDHFGQPEMIFFGPDEGTAPLMDAVAFRAKQRGYAHWRTITTGKSFGIPHDAYGLLDNGDVFGLLEHDHKTTELALNGKVVETTSDMDKIWNRIGGKIEISGMTTTSVMGAFRTLIQHYGAKEENLNLMMTGGPDGDLGSNEIQCYKGKICLIIDGGSVLFDPDGLDKKALMKLGFMRHSSPRVNSLEYPVEKLGKNGFQVPLKGKNISLPDGRIVEDGAIFHRNFITDPKNRKYIEQADIQAFIPCGGFKDTINHANVRAFASLFTGLRFIVEGANVFFDDAARRYIASSTDIRQIKDSSANKGGVFSSAVAEVLTAFLFEDDYEKRLMEDVKTRWALIRDIMGLVSTYAAAETRMLIKIHEANPEIPLFVLSVKTSEQIFEFQHLVAEHLDQLTAKTDLLWEVLKSYIPEVLVKGLGREAILNIMNEKPAYRDAIITKKMASLAFYEHGLDWEAYAASAKSDFMGAMSTLFNVE